A genomic stretch from Bradyrhizobium sp. 195 includes:
- the cysS gene encoding cysteine--tRNA ligase yields MELRLHDTLSREKRPFVPLDAKNVRMYVCGPTVYDFAHIGNARPVIVFDVLFRLLRHLYGEAHVKYVRNITDVDDKINDRAARDFPGLPLNEAIRKVTEQTGQQFHADVDALGALRPSVEPRATEHIGEMREIIERLVKGGFAYVAEDHVLFSPQAMNADKTGLPRYGALSNRSLDEMVAGARVDVAPYKKGNTDFVLWKPSKPGEPSWPSPAGIKAEGRPGWHIECSAMAWKHLGEHFDIHGGGIDLVFPHHENEVAQTCCAFHQQRMANYWMHNGFLQVESEKMSKSLGNFITIHELLADWPGEVLRLNMLKTHYRSPIDWTMKSLEESAKTLDDWYRLAADVEPGKPAASVVEPLLDDLNTPLAIAALHGLRGDVAALAGSLRLLGFLSESAGQWESRKQQASGVDAGEVERLIAERTAARSRKDFGESDRIRDLLAAMGVAIKDSKDGTTWEVAR; encoded by the coding sequence ATGGAATTGCGTCTTCACGATACGCTGAGCCGGGAAAAGCGGCCCTTTGTGCCGCTCGATGCCAAGAACGTCCGCATGTATGTCTGCGGACCGACGGTCTATGACTTCGCCCATATCGGCAATGCGCGGCCGGTGATCGTGTTCGACGTGCTGTTTCGGTTGCTGCGCCATCTCTATGGCGAGGCGCATGTCAAATATGTCCGCAACATCACCGACGTCGACGACAAGATCAACGACCGTGCGGCGCGGGATTTTCCCGGCCTGCCGCTGAACGAGGCGATCCGCAAGGTCACCGAGCAAACGGGACAGCAATTTCACGCCGATGTCGACGCGCTCGGTGCACTGCGGCCGAGCGTCGAGCCGCGTGCGACCGAGCATATCGGCGAGATGCGCGAGATCATCGAACGGTTGGTCAAGGGCGGCTTTGCCTATGTTGCCGAGGACCACGTGCTGTTCTCGCCGCAGGCGATGAACGCCGACAAGACCGGGTTGCCACGCTACGGCGCACTGTCCAATCGCTCGCTCGACGAGATGGTCGCCGGCGCCCGCGTCGATGTCGCGCCCTACAAGAAGGGCAACACCGATTTCGTGCTGTGGAAGCCGTCCAAGCCGGGCGAGCCGTCATGGCCGTCTCCGGCCGGCATCAAGGCTGAGGGGCGTCCGGGCTGGCACATCGAGTGCTCGGCCATGGCCTGGAAGCATCTCGGCGAGCATTTCGACATCCATGGAGGCGGCATCGATCTCGTGTTTCCCCATCACGAGAACGAGGTCGCGCAGACCTGCTGCGCCTTCCACCAGCAGCGCATGGCGAACTACTGGATGCACAACGGCTTCCTCCAGGTCGAGAGCGAGAAGATGTCGAAGAGCCTCGGCAACTTCATCACCATCCATGAGCTGCTCGCGGACTGGCCCGGCGAAGTGCTGCGCCTGAACATGCTCAAGACGCATTACCGCTCGCCGATCGACTGGACCATGAAGTCGCTGGAGGAGAGCGCCAAGACGCTCGACGACTGGTATCGCCTCGCGGCGGATGTCGAACCCGGCAAGCCGGCCGCGTCCGTGGTCGAGCCGCTGCTCGACGATCTCAACACGCCGCTGGCGATTGCGGCGCTGCACGGCCTGCGTGGTGATGTGGCTGCTCTGGCGGGCTCGTTGCGGCTGCTCGGCTTCCTGTCCGAGAGTGCCGGGCAGTGGGAAAGCCGCAAGCAGCAGGCGAGCGGCGTCGATGCCGGGGAAGTCGAGCGCCTGATCGCGGAGCGGACGGCTGCCCGTAGCCGCAAGGATTTTGGGGAGTCCGACCGCATCCGCGATCTGCTCGCTGCGATGGGCGTTGCGATCAAGGACTCGAAGGACGGGACGACGTGGGAGGTTGCGCGATGA
- a CDS encoding GNAT family N-acetyltransferase produces the protein MAQEHPKPGLRPFLPDDVPVLAAIFTASIEELTGDDYSEAQQQAWMEAAEDEEFGKHLASDLTLIATLDGSPIGFASLRGNDHIRMLYVHPAVSGQGIATLLVDALEKLAGGRGATSLSVDASDTAQGFFAKRGYTAQQRNSVTMNDEWLANTTMKKTLGAGQ, from the coding sequence ATGGCACAAGAACACCCAAAGCCCGGATTGCGGCCGTTCCTGCCTGATGACGTGCCGGTGCTCGCCGCGATCTTCACCGCGAGCATCGAGGAACTGACCGGCGACGACTATAGCGAGGCGCAGCAGCAGGCCTGGATGGAGGCCGCCGAGGACGAGGAGTTCGGCAAGCACCTCGCCTCCGACCTGACGCTGATTGCGACGCTCGATGGCTCGCCCATCGGCTTCGCCTCGCTGCGTGGCAACGACCACATCCGCATGCTCTATGTGCATCCGGCCGTCAGCGGGCAGGGCATCGCGACCCTGCTGGTCGACGCGCTGGAGAAGCTTGCCGGCGGCCGCGGTGCGACAAGCCTTTCTGTCGATGCCAGCGACACCGCGCAGGGCTTTTTCGCCAAGCGCGGCTACACTGCTCAGCAGCGCAACAGCGTCACCATGAATGATGAGTGGCTCGCCAACACCACCATGAAGAAGACGCTCGGAGCGGGGCAATGA
- the cimA gene encoding citramalate synthase, translating into MSKERLYLFDTTLRDGAQTNGVDFTLTDKQVIAAMLDDLGIDYVEGGYPGANPTDTEFFGSKPKLNHARFTAFGMTRRAGRSVSNDPGVAGLLEAKADAICFVAKSSAYQVRVALETTKEENLASIRDSVAAAKAAGREVMLDCEHFFDGYKEDSSFALACAKAAYDAGARWVVLCDTNGGTMPDEVEAIVTEVTKHIPGDHVGIHAHNDTEQAVANSLAAVRAGARQIQGTLNGLGERCGNANLCSLIPTLKLKKDFADAFEIGVTAEKLATLVKVSRTLDDMLNRVPNRHAAYVGESAFVTKTGIHASAVLKDPQTYEHVLPETVGNHRKVLVSDQAGRSNVIAELDRAGIPYEKSDPKLTRLVEELKEREAQGYAYESANASFELLARRTLGKVPHYFEVEQFDVNVEQRYNALGERVTVALAVVKVDVAGEHLISAAEGNGPVNALDVALRKDLGKYQKYIDGLKLIDYRVRILNGGTGAVTRVLIESEDENGDSWTTVGVSPNIIDASFQALMDSVIYKLVKSGAPA; encoded by the coding sequence ATGAGCAAGGAGCGCCTTTATCTGTTCGACACCACGCTGCGCGACGGCGCGCAGACCAATGGCGTCGACTTCACGCTGACCGACAAGCAGGTCATCGCCGCGATGCTCGACGACCTCGGCATCGACTATGTCGAGGGCGGCTATCCCGGCGCCAATCCGACCGACACCGAGTTCTTCGGCAGCAAGCCGAAGCTCAATCATGCGCGCTTTACCGCCTTCGGTATGACGCGGCGAGCCGGGCGCTCAGTCTCCAACGACCCTGGTGTCGCCGGGCTCCTTGAAGCAAAGGCAGATGCGATCTGCTTCGTGGCGAAGTCTTCCGCTTATCAGGTGCGCGTGGCGCTGGAGACGACGAAGGAGGAAAACCTCGCCTCGATCCGGGACAGCGTCGCGGCGGCAAAGGCCGCCGGTCGTGAGGTCATGCTCGACTGCGAGCATTTCTTCGACGGCTACAAGGAAGATTCGAGCTTTGCGCTCGCCTGCGCCAAGGCCGCTTATGACGCCGGGGCGCGCTGGGTGGTGTTGTGCGACACCAATGGCGGCACCATGCCTGACGAGGTCGAGGCCATCGTCACCGAGGTGACGAAGCACATCCCCGGCGATCACGTCGGCATCCACGCCCATAACGACACCGAGCAGGCGGTCGCCAACTCGCTCGCCGCGGTACGCGCCGGCGCGCGGCAGATCCAGGGCACGCTGAACGGTCTCGGCGAGCGCTGCGGCAACGCCAATCTCTGCTCGCTGATCCCGACGCTGAAATTGAAGAAGGATTTTGCCGACGCTTTCGAGATCGGGGTTACCGCCGAGAAGCTCGCAACCCTGGTCAAGGTCTCGCGCACGCTCGACGACATGCTCAACCGCGTGCCGAACCGGCATGCGGCTTATGTCGGCGAAAGTGCCTTCGTCACCAAGACCGGCATCCATGCTTCAGCGGTGTTGAAGGATCCGCAGACCTATGAGCACGTGCTGCCGGAGACCGTCGGCAACCACCGCAAGGTCTTGGTCTCAGACCAAGCCGGCCGTTCCAACGTCATCGCCGAGCTCGACCGTGCCGGCATTCCTTACGAGAAGAGCGATCCGAAGCTGACGCGGCTTGTCGAGGAGTTGAAGGAGCGCGAGGCGCAAGGCTACGCCTATGAATCCGCCAACGCGTCGTTCGAGCTGCTGGCGCGGCGCACGCTCGGCAAGGTGCCGCATTATTTCGAGGTCGAACAGTTCGACGTCAACGTCGAGCAGCGCTACAACGCGCTCGGCGAGCGCGTGACCGTGGCGCTCGCGGTGGTGAAGGTCGACGTCGCCGGTGAGCATCTGATCTCGGCCGCCGAAGGCAACGGTCCCGTCAACGCGCTCGACGTCGCCTTGCGCAAGGACCTCGGCAAGTACCAGAAATACATCGATGGGCTGAAGCTGATCGACTACCGCGTGCGCATCCTCAACGGCGGCACCGGCGCGGTCACGCGCGTTCTGATCGAGAGCGAGGACGAGAACGGCGACAGCTGGACCACGGTCGGGGTCTCTCCGAACATCATCGACGCCTCGTTCCAGGCGCTGATGGATTCGGTGATCTACAAGCTCGTGAAGTCGGGGGCGCCGGCGTAA
- a CDS encoding VOC family protein — MIDHISVGVSDLDRAAKFYEATLAALGLARLVTRPRTVGFGKAYPEFWINLRETMARVPAESGVHICLRAKTTDEVDAFHAAAIAAGGASDGAPGIRPHDRVRYYAAFVVDPDGNRIEAVAFPAE, encoded by the coding sequence ATGATCGACCACATCTCCGTCGGTGTCAGCGATCTCGATCGCGCCGCAAAATTCTACGAGGCCACGCTCGCGGCCCTCGGCCTCGCACGCCTCGTCACGCGGCCGCGGACGGTCGGCTTCGGCAAGGCCTATCCCGAGTTCTGGATCAATCTGCGCGAGACCATGGCGCGTGTGCCGGCGGAAAGCGGCGTCCACATCTGCCTGCGGGCGAAGACGACGGATGAGGTCGATGCGTTTCATGCCGCCGCCATCGCGGCGGGCGGGGCCTCCGACGGTGCGCCCGGCATCCGCCCGCACGATCGCGTGCGCTACTACGCGGCCTTCGTCGTCGACCCCGACGGCAACCGCATCGAGGCGGTGGCGTTTCCGGCAGAGTAG
- a CDS encoding DUF2189 domain-containing protein has protein sequence MATLYSDNIVKRHLFGEAASYPIRKIGLSDLREALRLGWDDFQAMPSHALVVCLIYPVLGLVLFRMVLGYSVLPLLFPLAAGFALIGPFAAIGLYELSRRRERGEEVEAWDAIKVLRAPSFGAMLELGVLLLVLFGAWIGVANAIYVAIFGHAAAASIPDFATRVLTTPEGWSLIIVGCGVGFLFAVAALCVSVVSFPLMLDRHATAIDAIRTSLRAVAANPVAMAGWGLIVAALLVIGSLPLFVGLALVLPVLGHATWHLYRRVVEPNPNPPDEPPPPPKGKRYAADFPANLFPWSREGEQ, from the coding sequence ATGGCCACTCTTTATTCCGACAACATCGTAAAGCGGCACCTGTTCGGCGAGGCCGCCTCTTATCCCATTCGCAAGATCGGCTTGTCCGACCTGAGAGAGGCGCTCCGCCTGGGCTGGGACGATTTCCAGGCGATGCCGAGTCACGCGCTCGTTGTATGCCTGATTTATCCCGTTCTCGGTCTCGTCCTGTTCAGGATGGTCCTCGGCTATTCGGTCCTTCCGCTGCTGTTTCCGCTGGCGGCCGGGTTTGCCTTGATCGGTCCCTTTGCCGCGATCGGTCTCTACGAGCTCAGCCGTCGCCGCGAGCGCGGCGAAGAGGTCGAGGCATGGGACGCGATCAAGGTCCTGCGTGCACCGTCGTTCGGCGCCATGCTCGAGCTCGGCGTGCTCCTGCTCGTCCTGTTCGGGGCCTGGATCGGCGTCGCGAACGCAATCTATGTCGCCATCTTCGGTCACGCGGCGGCTGCAAGCATTCCTGACTTCGCAACCCGCGTGCTGACGACACCGGAAGGATGGTCGCTCATCATCGTCGGTTGCGGTGTCGGCTTCCTGTTTGCGGTCGCGGCCCTATGCGTCAGCGTCGTATCGTTTCCGTTGATGCTCGATCGGCATGCGACGGCGATCGATGCGATCCGAACGTCGCTGCGGGCGGTGGCTGCCAATCCGGTTGCGATGGCGGGGTGGGGGCTGATCGTCGCGGCGCTGCTGGTGATCGGCTCGCTGCCGCTCTTCGTCGGTCTCGCTCTCGTCCTGCCGGTGCTCGGTCATGCCACCTGGCATCTTTATCGGAGGGTGGTCGAGCCGAATCCGAATCCTCCGGATGAACCGCCGCCCCCGCCGAAGGGAAAGCGCTATGCTGCGGACTTCCCGGCCAATCTCTTTCCGTGGAGCCGCGAGGGCGAGCAGTAA
- a CDS encoding DUF2865 domain-containing protein, whose translation MADMPEFLSLSRARFLLACTVLLSTVVLAAGAFAQAGPPGPPPQPGQNGLGPNPMCVRLEGQLAALDRGGGGDPAREEQIRRYQDSQAKQQAELDRVTMQAKRMGCDSSGFFSLFNGQSAQCGPVNTQIQQMRANLDQITGNLERLRGGGPGGFSPERDNQRRSVLAALAQNNCGPQYANAAQSQGGGNFLSNLFGGNNAGNPQAVPPSDLGPQSGTYRTVCVRTCDGAYFPVSFATVPARFPDDEKTCKALCPAAEAVLYTHRNPGEDMNSAVSIGGQPYTALPTAFKFRSEFNPSCSCKAAGQTWADALKSADDKATAEQQGDIIVTEESAKKMQQQRLNKGTPAANGKKGAASAPTTATAPAPTPPADTGTAATSSENKPIRSVGPTFLPQQQK comes from the coding sequence ATGGCGGATATGCCTGAATTTTTGTCCCTGTCCCGTGCCCGCTTCCTCCTTGCCTGCACCGTGCTTTTGAGCACCGTCGTGCTCGCCGCCGGCGCTTTCGCGCAGGCCGGCCCGCCCGGACCGCCGCCTCAGCCCGGCCAGAACGGGCTCGGACCCAATCCGATGTGCGTGCGACTGGAGGGCCAGCTCGCGGCACTGGACCGTGGCGGCGGTGGTGACCCCGCGCGCGAGGAGCAGATCCGCCGTTACCAGGATTCCCAGGCCAAGCAGCAGGCCGAGCTCGATCGCGTCACCATGCAAGCCAAGCGCATGGGCTGCGATTCCTCCGGCTTCTTCTCGCTGTTCAACGGCCAGTCAGCCCAATGCGGCCCGGTCAACACCCAGATCCAGCAGATGCGCGCCAATCTGGACCAGATCACCGGCAATCTTGAGCGGCTGCGTGGCGGTGGCCCCGGCGGCTTCAGCCCGGAACGCGACAATCAGCGCCGCTCGGTGCTTGCGGCGCTGGCGCAGAACAATTGCGGCCCGCAATACGCCAACGCCGCGCAGTCGCAAGGCGGCGGCAACTTCCTGAGCAATCTGTTCGGCGGCAACAACGCGGGCAATCCGCAAGCCGTGCCGCCGTCCGATCTCGGGCCGCAATCCGGCACCTACCGCACCGTGTGCGTGCGCACCTGCGACGGCGCTTATTTCCCGGTCTCGTTTGCGACGGTGCCGGCGCGCTTCCCCGACGACGAGAAGACCTGCAAGGCGTTGTGCCCGGCCGCGGAAGCCGTGCTCTACACCCATCGCAATCCCGGCGAAGACATGAACTCCGCGGTCTCGATCGGCGGCCAGCCCTACACGGCGCTGCCGACCGCGTTCAAATTCCGCAGCGAGTTCAACCCGTCCTGCTCCTGCAAGGCCGCAGGACAGACCTGGGCAGACGCGCTGAAATCGGCCGACGACAAGGCGACCGCCGAACAGCAGGGCGACATCATCGTCACCGAGGAGAGCGCCAAGAAGATGCAGCAGCAGCGGCTCAACAAGGGCACGCCTGCCGCCAATGGCAAGAAGGGTGCAGCCTCGGCGCCGACGACAGCCACCGCGCCGGCCCCAACACCGCCGGCGGACACCGGCACGGCTGCGACGAGCTCGGAGAACAAGCCGATCCGCTCGGTCGGGCCGACCTTCCTGCCCCAGCAGCAGAAGTAG